ATTTAGATCTCATCATAGGTGGAAATATGTATAGTGCAGAGATTGAAACTGCCAGACATGATGCTTCATATGGTTTGGTTCTTATAGGATCTGGTAATGGACAATTTATTCCAATTGAAAACTATGATTCTCATTTGAACTTAGATGGTGATATCAAAGACATTGATTTTATCCACGATCAAAACCAAAATATTCAAATAATCGCCACCAGAAATAACGCACCACTGCTACTGCAAAAAATATTGACAGAATAAAAGTTTAAAACACTCACATCTATTTAAAAGGGTTTTACAACAGTATTTCGATCAGTGAGAACATTTTTTTTGCTTCCAACAGGGTTCTGTTTAATCTTGTTTTAAAGTGTCAAAAAATCTCCTATCGGAATCATTTATATTTGATTTTAAATCTATGCTAATGAAAACAAATCTACTCCGATTATTTCTATTCATTTCTTTTATTGTTTTTGGAGCGCAACTGCACGCACAATGTCCTGTTCCCAACAATAACTTTCAAAAATTTGGTGAATTTGATTTAACGCCTTCTGGTGTTGGAGATACAATGACCAGTACTACTACATGGGGAGGAGACTTCCATCGTGTTCAGGTTGATTCAGGAAAAACATATTGGATTTCTATGTGCGAAACACAATATTTTGCTGATAGTGCATACTATATTGGTGCTCCTGGGATTTACTATGATCCGATCATCACTCTTTACCATGATACGCAATCAGTTGCCGGAGCGTTCAATCAACTTTCTGGTCCTATTGTAGGATTTAATGATGATTATTGTGGCGTGCTACCACAAATCATTTATACTGCAACGTTTACGGGAAATTTAGCCGTTGCTGTTGATCCTGCAGTTGACTGTGACAGTTTTGCTATAGATAGCGCCATTGTTCAGGTAACTGAGATTTTAATTGGGATTTCAGGAAACATATCTGTAAATAATCATGTTTCTTGTAATGGACTTTCTGATGGCTCAGCTACCGTGGGTGTGACCGGAAATATTGGCCCGATATCCTATTTATGGTCTACTGGAGGCACAACAAATTCTATTACCGGACTTACTGCTGGAACATATTCTGTTATCGTTTCTGATTCGGCCGGAAATGCGGATACCGTTTATACTGCTATAACAGAGCCCCCCACACTGGTCTCATCAGGCGTAGTTGACAATAATGTCTCCTGTAGCGGACTTTCGGATGGTGGTGCCACAGCATCCGCAACGGGCGGTACAGCAGCCTATACATACTTATGGTCAAATGGTGCAACCACGGCCTCTACGACCGGGGCGGTCGCTGGAACTTACAGCGTAACCGTAACTGATGCTAATGGATGTACAGACTCTTCATCTGTCATTGTTACCGAACCCGCTAATTTAGTCTCCTCCGCTACGGTTAGCTCCAACGCAAGTTGTAATTCATGTTCAGATGGAGGAGCTACCGCTTCCGCGACTGGTGGAACTACGACATATAATTATCAGTGGAATACGGGTGGAACTACAGCTTCAATCACAAATCTCCCTGTTGGAACGTATAGTGTTACGATCACCGATGCCAATGGATGTACCGATTCTGCATCAACAGTGATCAATTCGGGTCCACAGTTATCAACTGTGGTAAACAACAATGTTTCATGTAATGGATTAACCGATGGTGAAGCTATGGCTTCAGCTACAGGAGGCACCTCTCCATACACCTATGCATGGAGCAACGGAGCCACAAGTGCAACCATGTCAAGTGTTGCTGCTGGAAATTATTCTGTTACTGTTACGGATAATGGAGGTTTAACTTCAACTTCATCTGTGACAATTACAGAACCTGCTGTATTAGTCGCTGCTACTGTAGTCGATTCTAATATTTCTTGTAATGGATTTAGTGACGGAGGAGCTACTGCTGCCGCAACAGGTGGTACAAGTGCTTATACTTATGCCTGGAATAATGGCGCGACTAATGCTTCGATTACTGGTGTAGTTGCTACAACTTATTCTGTGACCATCACAGATGCCAATGGATGTACAGATTCTGCTTCTGTCACAATTACAGAGCCTGCAACCATGGTTCCTGTAACACTTGTGAACAATCATGTTTCTTGTAATGGACTTTCGGATGGTGATGTGACCGCTTCCGGAACTTATGGAACCTCACCATATACATATGCCTGGTCAAATGGTACAACTGCAAACATTGCACATGATGTTCCTGCGGGAACCTACACCGTGACCATTACAGATGCCAATGGATGTTCGGACACAGCCTCGGCCGTGGTTACTGAACCAGCTGTTTTCATCTCTACTGCTGTTGTAGACTCGAATATTTCTTGTAATGGACTTACAGACGGTGGGGCGACAGCTTCTGCAACTGGTGGTACAACAGCTTACACTTATACATGGTCTAATGGAGCAACTATAGCTTCAATCACCGGTATCGCGGTTGGGACCTATTCTGTAACAGTAACCGATGCCAACGGGTGTACCGACTCCAGTTCTATAAATATTACTCAACCTACAACTTTAACTGCAGCATCCGTTGTAGATTCCAACGTAACTTGTAACGGGTTCTCCAATGGTGGGTCTACAGTTTCAGCTACCGGAGGTACCACTCCTTATTCTTACAATTGGTCTAATACAGCTTCCACAGCTTCAATTACAGGAGTAGTGGCTAATACATATTCTGTAACAGTTACTGATGCCAATGGATGTACTTCGACAAGCTCAGCGACAATTACAGAACCTGCAGCTTTAGTAGCAGCTAGCGTGGCAGATTCAAATGCAACATGTAATGGCCTTTCTAATGGTGGCGCTACGGCTTCTGCTACAGGAGGTACTGGTGCATATTCTTATATGTGGAATAACGCTGCTACTACAGCATCCATTACTGGTGTGATCGCAGGAACTTATTCTGTAACTGTTACAGATGCAAATGGGTGTACCGATTCTACTTCTGTTATCATCACTGAACCTGCTGCTCTTGTCGCTAGTACAGTTGTCGATAATAATGTTTCTTGTAATGGTCTTGCAGACGGTGCGGCTACAGCTTCTGCAACTGGTGGTACTGGGACTTATACGTATACCTGGTCAACCGGTGCTACTACAGCAACTGTAACTGGTCTCGCTGCTGGTACTTATTCTGTCACTATCGTTGATGCTAACGGTTGTTCTGCAAATACTTCAATTACCATTACAGAGCCTGCAGCTCTTGTCGTTACTACAACCGTAGTTTCTAATGTATCTTGTAATGGCGTTTGTGATGGAGAAATCTCTGCCAATATCACCGGTGGATCTGCTCCATATTCGTATATCTGGTCAAATGGTTCTGCGGTTAATCCAATCACTAATTTATGTGCAGGTACTTATACCGTAACTGTAACAGATGCTAATGGTTGTACTGCAACAAGCACTGCTATCGTTACCGAACCAACTGTTTTAGTTGTGTCAACAACTTTAGATGCTAACGTTTCTTGTAACGGTCTTGCAGACGGTGCGGCTACAGCTATCGCTACCGGTGGGACTCCTTCTCATACTTTCTTATGGAATACCGGAGCGGCTACTGCTTCTGTGACTGGCCTTGCTGCTGGTACTTATACCGTAACTGTAACTGACAATAATGGTTGTACGGCTACTGCTGCACTTGTCATCACTGAACCTGCGCTTTTAGTCGCTTCTACCGTGGTAGATTCTAACGTTACTTGTTTCGGTGGAGCTGATGGTGGTGTAACTGCTTCTGCTACGGGTGGTACTACTGCTTATGTTTACGCATGGAACACTGGTGCGGCTACAGCTTCTATTACAGGACTCATGGCAGGGACGTATACCGTGACTATAACTGATGCAAATGGGTGTACAGATACCAGTTCTGCTATGGTCACTGAACCGCCT
This genomic interval from bacterium SCSIO 12643 contains the following:
- a CDS encoding T9SS type A sorting domain-containing protein; its protein translation is MKTNLLRLFLFISFIVFGAQLHAQCPVPNNNFQKFGEFDLTPSGVGDTMTSTTTWGGDFHRVQVDSGKTYWISMCETQYFADSAYYIGAPGIYYDPIITLYHDTQSVAGAFNQLSGPIVGFNDDYCGVLPQIIYTATFTGNLAVAVDPAVDCDSFAIDSAIVQVTEILIGISGNISVNNHVSCNGLSDGSATVGVTGNIGPISYLWSTGGTTNSITGLTAGTYSVIVSDSAGNADTVYTAITEPPTLVSSGVVDNNVSCSGLSDGGATASATGGTAAYTYLWSNGATTASTTGAVAGTYSVTVTDANGCTDSSSVIVTEPANLVSSATVSSNASCNSCSDGGATASATGGTTTYNYQWNTGGTTASITNLPVGTYSVTITDANGCTDSASTVINSGPQLSTVVNNNVSCNGLTDGEAMASATGGTSPYTYAWSNGATSATMSSVAAGNYSVTVTDNGGLTSTSSVTITEPAVLVAATVVDSNISCNGFSDGGATAAATGGTSAYTYAWNNGATNASITGVVATTYSVTITDANGCTDSASVTITEPATMVPVTLVNNHVSCNGLSDGDVTASGTYGTSPYTYAWSNGTTANIAHDVPAGTYTVTITDANGCSDTASAVVTEPAVFISTAVVDSNISCNGLTDGGATASATGGTTAYTYTWSNGATIASITGIAVGTYSVTVTDANGCTDSSSINITQPTTLTAASVVDSNVTCNGFSNGGSTVSATGGTTPYSYNWSNTASTASITGVVANTYSVTVTDANGCTSTSSATITEPAALVAASVADSNATCNGLSNGGATASATGGTGAYSYMWNNAATTASITGVIAGTYSVTVTDANGCTDSTSVIITEPAALVASTVVDNNVSCNGLADGAATASATGGTGTYTYTWSTGATTATVTGLAAGTYSVTIVDANGCSANTSITITEPAALVVTTTVVSNVSCNGVCDGEISANITGGSAPYSYIWSNGSAVNPITNLCAGTYTVTVTDANGCTATSTAIVTEPTVLVVSTTLDANVSCNGLADGAATAIATGGTPSHTFLWNTGAATASVTGLAAGTYTVTVTDNNGCTATAALVITEPALLVASTVVDSNVTCFGGADGGVTASATGGTTAYVYAWNTGAATASITGLMAGTYTVTITDANGCTDTSSAMVTEPPLLSVDLGNDTSVCFGGSLTLDPGAGFASYLWQDNSTNQTYNVDTSTPGVADYSVTVTNSNGCIGFDTINVTVFQATGVAISGANDLCAYEIDTLIASSGFVSYIWNTNATTSQIIVDANSLSPGSQNYSVTATDSNGCVSDDAVSFNVFNPVVVDLGPDTSIVWVDGGNNTYTLDAGAGFNSYLWSDLTTNQTLDVTLTNMGTISVVVTDGNGCYGADTVFVDFILDIPTLDKASVNIYPNPAADYLNIDMKGFNGQEVQVIITDMGGKHVINNILKVNGNQTSTLDVSNLPTGTYFIQIQAENQKVVKHIVIR